One genomic region from Bubalus bubalis isolate 160015118507 breed Murrah chromosome 24, NDDB_SH_1, whole genome shotgun sequence encodes:
- the C24H16orf54 gene encoding transmembrane protein C16orf54 homolog isoform X2 yields the protein MPPTPEPPSVQTEASSWAPLPCGPCIPIMVALATLAAVFLLATAVLAERLFRRSLQPDPSIRAPTLVWRPGGELWIEPIGTPRERSEDWYGSEVPLLTDRAPDPPAQGGTLEAQATAPPAPSAPHSPPSSLVPQTPPNARTRSTFWGPQVWEERPQAPGLVSWAEPEQRPEASAYPGSPQARRVRPGSPDLEWGLQPRVTLEQISAFWRREGRSSVGL from the coding sequence ATGCCTCCAACCCCAGAGCCGCCCTCAGTGCAGACGGAGGCCTCCTCATGGGCCCCACTGCCCTGCGGACCCTGCATCCCCATCATGGTGGCCCTGGCCACACTGGCCGCTGTCTTCCTCCTGGCCACAGCTGTGTTGGCCGAACGCCTGTTTCGCCGCTCCCTCCAGCCGGACCCCAGCATCCGCGCACCCACCCTCGTGTGGCGCCCTGGAGGAGAGCTGTGGATCGAGCCCATAGGCACGCCCCGAGAGCGCTCTGAGGACTGGTATGGCTCGGAGGTCCCCCTGCTGACGGACCGTGCCCCAGACCCGCCTGCCCAGGGGGGCACCTTGGAGGCACAAGCGACAGCCCCACCCGCCCCCTCAGCCCCACACTCCCCTCCCAGCAGCCTGGTCCCCCAGACCCCACCCAATGCCCGAACCCGGAGCACCTTCTGGGGGCCCCAGGTCTGGGAGGAgaggccccaggccccaggcctggTGAGCTGGGCTGAGCCTGAACAGAGGCCAGAAGCCAGTGCATATCCTGGGAGTCCCCAGGCTCGGAGGGTGCGGCCAGGAAGCCCTGATCTTGAGTGGGGCCTGCAGCCTCGGGTCACCCTGGAGCAGATCTCAGCATTCTGGAGGCGTGAAGGCCGAAGCAGCGTGGGTTTATGA
- the C24H16orf54 gene encoding transmembrane protein C16orf54 homolog isoform X1 — protein sequence MGDQGDRQKMPPTPEPPSVQTEASSWAPLPCGPCIPIMVALATLAAVFLLATAVLAERLFRRSLQPDPSIRAPTLVWRPGGELWIEPIGTPRERSEDWYGSEVPLLTDRAPDPPAQGGTLEAQATAPPAPSAPHSPPSSLVPQTPPNARTRSTFWGPQVWEERPQAPGLVSWAEPEQRPEASAYPGSPQARRVRPGSPDLEWGLQPRVTLEQISAFWRREGRSSVGL from the exons ATGGGGGACCAGGGGGACCGCCAGAAG ATGCCTCCAACCCCAGAGCCGCCCTCAGTGCAGACGGAGGCCTCCTCATGGGCCCCACTGCCCTGCGGACCCTGCATCCCCATCATGGTGGCCCTGGCCACACTGGCCGCTGTCTTCCTCCTGGCCACAGCTGTGTTGGCCGAACGCCTGTTTCGCCGCTCCCTCCAGCCGGACCCCAGCATCCGCGCACCCACCCTCGTGTGGCGCCCTGGAGGAGAGCTGTGGATCGAGCCCATAGGCACGCCCCGAGAGCGCTCTGAGGACTGGTATGGCTCGGAGGTCCCCCTGCTGACGGACCGTGCCCCAGACCCGCCTGCCCAGGGGGGCACCTTGGAGGCACAAGCGACAGCCCCACCCGCCCCCTCAGCCCCACACTCCCCTCCCAGCAGCCTGGTCCCCCAGACCCCACCCAATGCCCGAACCCGGAGCACCTTCTGGGGGCCCCAGGTCTGGGAGGAgaggccccaggccccaggcctggTGAGCTGGGCTGAGCCTGAACAGAGGCCAGAAGCCAGTGCATATCCTGGGAGTCCCCAGGCTCGGAGGGTGCGGCCAGGAAGCCCTGATCTTGAGTGGGGCCTGCAGCCTCGGGTCACCCTGGAGCAGATCTCAGCATTCTGGAGGCGTGAAGGCCGAAGCAGCGTGGGTTTATGA